One genomic region from Listeria monocytogenes encodes:
- the addB gene encoding helicase-exonuclease AddAB subunit AddB, producing MTLQIIAGRSGTGKTTHLMDEVGEKIKQNSKTYIFIVPDQMTFQMETSFLNKENLAGMLGTQIFSFSRLAWKILQETGGLSKTFLSQTGIEMVIRKAALDQKDKLKIFSRATSRKGFYSELANLFKEMKQEEVSIEDMVKSATNLSTSVNNKVHDISLIYQKYEELLADKFLENEDYLRLLAEKIADSDYLNQTEIVIDGFTSFSKQELTVIGELMRKCDKVTISLTLNVPEIQHGLDEYSMFKASTEAYYALLELAKLNGTQVEENKFFLENKRAKTESLAFLANTWGHNKFMSFKNEPQNLKIHQANNRRAEIEGIAREIRQLALNGYRYRDIAILTRNLGDYDVLCETVMEAYNIPTFIDKKRAMAKHPFIEFIRSSLDAILFNWKYEPIFQAVKTEFFFDITEKSSLNRRKADILENYVLENGIQNKWKWEKEGDWIYRKIRGLSTNVLPQTDEEIHMQSIINEMRNLIVNPLSTLELNLRKAKTGMEFALALYHYLEQVNAVERLESWRQRAEEQGYLELAREHEQAWSSISALLDEFVEVLGEETLDLDSFTEIIGTGLDALEFSLLPPSLDQVVLSDMENAKLLDMKVIFAIGMNDGVMPLRQKDKGIFSDQDRDALRAEDSKLKPSAKNNIGEEDLLAYKIISLPSDKLFLSYPAADEEGKVLSESNYLRKIKGQFNELNESVYLTDPSLLSDAEQSSYIRSKQATLGLLTSQLQMYKRGYTLSSVWWDAYNSYFENEKESTMAKQVLSSLYYENKTKPLQETTAKNLFGETIHASVSRMEKFFSCEFQHYAQYGLKLEERGHFQLQAVDMGEIFHGAMEWISAELKRNNLDWGNLKEEECKQMAKLAMTFLAPKIQHEILLSSKRMEYIQYKLLQIITRATTVLNEQAKSSAFRPVGLEVDFGLKGDIPPLKIPLQSDSELLLQGRIDRIDMAEQDDRTFLRIIDYKSSSHDLALTEVYYGLALQMLTYLDIVVTNAQKMIGKTAEPAGVLYFHMHNQYVQAEKELSDGAIAKELQKSSKMKGLILSDPVAVSLMDMTLEKGKASTIIPAEIKQNGELSARSRTATRAEFDKMRQFVRHKYQEAGNKILDGAVSINPYKLKERTPCQFCSFRSFCGFDPSLTSNQYRHLANEKAETILTKMDIEGGTQ from the coding sequence ATGACACTTCAAATAATTGCAGGTAGATCAGGCACAGGCAAAACAACTCATTTAATGGATGAGGTTGGAGAGAAAATTAAACAAAATTCTAAAACGTATATCTTTATTGTCCCAGATCAAATGACGTTTCAGATGGAGACAAGCTTTTTAAATAAGGAAAATTTAGCAGGTATGCTTGGGACACAAATATTTAGTTTTAGCCGTTTAGCGTGGAAAATTCTTCAAGAAACAGGTGGATTATCTAAAACTTTCTTAAGTCAGACAGGTATAGAAATGGTTATCAGAAAAGCAGCCCTTGATCAAAAAGATAAATTAAAAATCTTTTCAAGAGCTACTTCTAGAAAGGGTTTTTATTCAGAGTTAGCGAATTTATTTAAAGAAATGAAACAAGAAGAGGTTTCCATTGAAGACATGGTCAAGAGCGCTACGAATCTGTCTACAAGTGTGAATAATAAAGTGCATGATATCTCGCTAATCTATCAAAAGTATGAGGAATTATTAGCGGATAAATTCCTTGAAAATGAAGACTATTTGAGATTGCTTGCAGAAAAAATTGCCGATAGTGATTATTTAAATCAGACTGAAATAGTCATTGATGGTTTTACTTCTTTCTCAAAACAAGAGCTGACAGTTATTGGAGAATTAATGCGGAAATGTGATAAAGTAACGATTTCTTTGACGCTTAATGTTCCTGAAATTCAGCATGGACTAGATGAATACAGTATGTTCAAAGCAAGTACAGAAGCGTATTATGCTCTATTAGAGTTGGCTAAATTAAATGGCACTCAAGTCGAGGAAAACAAGTTCTTCTTAGAGAATAAGCGAGCAAAAACAGAATCACTAGCCTTTTTAGCTAATACTTGGGGGCATAACAAATTTATGTCTTTCAAAAACGAACCTCAAAATTTAAAAATCCATCAAGCGAATAACAGACGTGCAGAAATAGAAGGGATTGCTCGTGAGATTCGTCAACTAGCATTAAATGGATATAGATACCGCGACATAGCTATTTTGACAAGAAATCTTGGAGATTATGACGTTTTATGTGAAACGGTGATGGAAGCATATAACATTCCTACCTTTATTGATAAAAAGAGAGCTATGGCTAAACACCCTTTTATCGAGTTTATTCGTTCTAGCTTAGATGCTATTCTATTTAACTGGAAGTACGAACCAATCTTTCAAGCAGTTAAGACAGAGTTTTTCTTTGATATTACCGAAAAATCAAGCCTTAACAGACGTAAAGCAGATATTCTTGAAAACTATGTATTAGAAAATGGTATTCAAAATAAATGGAAATGGGAAAAAGAAGGAGATTGGATTTACCGGAAAATCCGCGGACTATCCACCAATGTATTGCCTCAAACAGATGAGGAGATTCATATGCAATCTATCATTAATGAGATGAGGAATCTTATAGTGAATCCACTTTCTACTTTAGAATTAAATCTAAGGAAGGCAAAAACAGGGATGGAGTTTGCTTTAGCTCTTTATCATTATTTGGAGCAAGTAAATGCTGTAGAACGATTGGAGTCATGGAGACAAAGAGCAGAAGAGCAAGGCTATTTAGAACTTGCACGAGAACATGAACAAGCATGGAGCTCCATTTCCGCACTTTTGGATGAATTTGTAGAAGTTTTAGGAGAGGAAACGTTAGATCTAGACAGTTTTACTGAAATTATTGGAACGGGTCTTGATGCACTTGAATTTTCGCTTTTGCCACCTTCCTTAGACCAAGTAGTTTTATCTGATATGGAGAATGCGAAATTGCTAGATATGAAAGTGATTTTTGCTATTGGGATGAATGACGGTGTTATGCCGCTACGTCAAAAGGATAAAGGGATTTTTTCGGATCAGGATAGAGATGCATTGCGTGCTGAAGACAGTAAATTGAAACCATCTGCTAAAAATAATATTGGTGAAGAAGACTTATTAGCATATAAAATAATAAGTCTCCCTAGTGACAAATTATTTCTTAGTTATCCTGCCGCTGATGAAGAAGGAAAAGTATTAAGCGAATCCAATTATTTAAGGAAAATAAAAGGACAGTTTAATGAACTAAATGAATCAGTTTATTTAACAGACCCGAGCTTATTAAGTGATGCTGAACAAAGTAGTTACATTCGCTCTAAGCAAGCAACATTAGGATTGTTGACAAGTCAATTACAAATGTATAAACGAGGTTACACGCTGTCTAGTGTATGGTGGGATGCCTACAATAGTTATTTTGAAAATGAAAAAGAATCAACAATGGCTAAGCAAGTGCTATCGAGTCTATATTATGAAAATAAAACAAAACCATTACAAGAAACAACTGCTAAAAACTTATTTGGAGAAACTATTCATGCAAGTGTTTCAAGAATGGAGAAATTTTTCAGTTGTGAGTTCCAACATTATGCTCAATATGGCTTGAAATTAGAAGAGCGAGGGCATTTTCAGTTGCAAGCCGTTGATATGGGAGAGATTTTCCATGGAGCAATGGAATGGATCTCAGCAGAATTAAAAAGAAATAATCTGGATTGGGGTAATTTAAAAGAAGAAGAATGTAAGCAAATGGCGAAACTTGCAATGACATTCCTAGCTCCTAAAATCCAGCATGAAATTTTGCTTAGCTCTAAAAGAATGGAATATATTCAGTATAAATTACTCCAAATCATAACGAGGGCAACAACTGTTTTAAATGAACAAGCAAAAAGCAGTGCGTTTCGTCCTGTTGGGTTAGAAGTTGATTTTGGTTTGAAAGGAGATATTCCGCCATTAAAAATACCTCTTCAATCAGATAGCGAACTTCTTTTGCAGGGGCGAATTGATAGAATTGATATGGCAGAACAAGATGATCGAACGTTCCTACGCATTATAGATTATAAATCAAGTTCGCATGATTTGGCGCTCACAGAAGTCTATTATGGTTTAGCGCTTCAAATGCTTACCTACCTGGATATTGTAGTAACAAATGCACAAAAAATGATTGGCAAAACTGCCGAACCAGCTGGGGTGCTGTATTTCCATATGCACAATCAATATGTACAAGCAGAGAAAGAGTTAAGTGATGGGGCTATCGCAAAAGAATTACAAAAAAGCTCCAAAATGAAGGGATTGATTTTATCCGATCCCGTGGCTGTTTCATTAATGGATATGACCCTTGAAAAAGGAAAAGCATCTACTATTATTCCGGCAGAAATAAAACAAAATGGAGAGTTGAGTGCGAGATCAAGAACTGCGACAAGAGCAGAATTTGATAAAATGCGACAATTTGTCCGTCATAAATATCAAGAAGCTGGGAATAAAATACTTGATGGAGCAGTTTCAATTAATCCATATAAACTAAAAGAAAGAACGCCTTGTCAATTTTGCAGTTTCCGCTCATTTTGCGGATTTGATCCATCTTTAACAAGTAATCAATATAGACATTTAGCTAATGAAAAAGCAGAAACAATTTTAACAAAAATGGATATTGAAGGAGGGACGCAGTAG
- a CDS encoding IDEAL domain-containing protein, which yields MVICKSLDISKVVFSSCFLFFLGILQFFKIVINMSEGVVVVEMRDFSNSLMNQVGVLKGEKELTNVFIECFLTMLLEERKLEQLRAEIDKALDNRNKAEFMKLTEKMNKIQQEMLAFE from the coding sequence ATGGTAATTTGCAAGTCATTAGATATTAGTAAAGTTGTATTTTCAAGCTGTTTTCTGTTTTTTCTTGGCATATTACAATTTTTTAAGATTGTAATAAATATGAGTGAAGGAGTGGTAGTCGTGGAAATGCGTGATTTTTCTAATTCGTTGATGAATCAGGTGGGTGTCCTTAAGGGTGAAAAAGAATTAACAAACGTTTTTATCGAATGCTTCCTGACGATGCTCCTAGAAGAGAGAAAATTAGAACAACTTAGAGCTGAAATTGATAAAGCTCTCGATAATAGGAACAAAGCGGAATTTATGAAACTTACAGAAAAAATGAATAAAATTCAACAGGAAATGCTAGCTTTTGAGTAG
- the addA gene encoding helicase-exonuclease AddAB subunit AddA — translation MSLNIPPKPEESLWTDDQWKAIQAKGNNVLVAAAAGSGKTAVLVTRIIEKLIDESANLNVDELLIVTFTNASAAEMKFRIGKGLEEALGQNPDSAHLKRQVALLNYASISTLHSFCLEIIRKYYFEADIDPSFRLIEPIESSMIRDEVLEGLLEQEYGIENNEAFFHLVESFTGDRSDAELHSLISKLYDFSRANPDPNAWLEAMVNFYNTEEITSITELPYFPIIKEDIELRVNQAKNYLLNAINYANENNGPAPYLATLENDLVQIQALSELNWSSWTHLKTSIENIDFKRIPTLKNKSDYDEVYVEEAKKFRDAAKKEMKNIATDWFSREEVNYLSDLEKMKPDIQTLSELVKKFAANFFEEKQQRGVLDFNDLEHLALKILLNDDKGSEVAQNYQKQFKEVLIDEYQDTNMVQETILRLVTNPSEAQGNLFMVGDVKQSIYRFRLAEPTLFMTKYQTFQQDGSGNGIRIDLSQNFRSRKEVLDATNFIFRQLMDKHIAEIDYDTAAELTLGANFPETNAMETELLLIDMKTEDTETEDELSPQELQKNQVESRAIAMKIREMIDNKFPIYDKKLKQNRPIQYRDIVILSRAMTSAPDMEEAMKVQDIPFYANNNSGYFETTEVATMIALMKVVDNPYQDIPLAAILRSPIIGLNEEELGQIRMAKKKGYFYDALLTYKDITVSETANKISDFVQQLNNWRELSIRENLTSLIWQIYQETNFYEFVGGLPGGKQRQANLRALYDRANQYEKTSFRGLFRFVRFVERLEIRGDDLGTAKTLGEKEDVVRMMTIHASKGLEFPVVIVSGLSRKFNMRDIYSKTLLDKDYGFASSYRDVEKMIVYPTIMQQAIKQKKSREMIAEEMRVLYVALTRAEEKLILVATVPDFEKTSKNWLQVAKEKETILPAATRAKAKCYLDWIGNATIRHPAFKELLCEEIIQTLATEMKLQIEIKTKEMFLTNELERAESDNWLENIKEHQPVPIQSPYKDEIQRYMEYEYQNEAATEIRAKQSVTELKRQFSLQDSWSDTTLLKEFQKVSLDRPKFLQKNKLSATEIGTAMHTLMQAVSLDYKPTKEDLEQLLHTMREKDILTDVQIKAINIKQILDFFESPLGETMLQKKDLVKREVPFSYLLPVSELYEKVDLDERVLIQGVVDSMIEEEETITLIDYKTDKIEGRYADWNAAEKVMKERYHIQIKLYAEAIQAISGKKVAAAYLYFFDGQHICQINTKEGL, via the coding sequence ATGAGTTTAAATATACCGCCAAAACCAGAAGAGTCATTATGGACAGACGACCAATGGAAAGCCATTCAAGCTAAAGGCAATAATGTACTTGTTGCTGCTGCTGCAGGTTCTGGAAAAACAGCTGTCCTAGTCACTAGAATCATTGAAAAGTTAATAGATGAGTCAGCAAACTTAAATGTAGACGAGTTACTAATTGTAACTTTTACGAATGCTTCAGCTGCTGAAATGAAGTTTAGAATAGGGAAAGGACTGGAAGAAGCTCTGGGACAAAATCCAGATTCAGCCCATCTAAAAAGACAAGTAGCATTACTTAACTATGCTTCTATTTCAACTCTCCATTCTTTTTGTTTAGAAATTATTCGAAAATACTATTTTGAGGCAGATATTGATCCAAGTTTTCGCTTAATTGAGCCAATTGAAAGTAGTATGATTCGCGATGAGGTTTTAGAAGGTTTGCTGGAACAAGAATATGGTATTGAAAATAATGAAGCTTTTTTTCATTTGGTAGAATCTTTTACAGGAGATCGTTCGGATGCAGAATTGCACTCATTAATATCTAAGCTATATGATTTCTCAAGAGCCAACCCAGATCCAAACGCTTGGTTAGAAGCAATGGTGAACTTTTATAATACAGAAGAGATTACTTCGATTACAGAGTTACCTTATTTTCCAATTATTAAAGAAGATATTGAATTAAGAGTAAATCAAGCTAAAAACTATTTACTAAACGCAATAAATTATGCAAATGAAAATAACGGGCCAGCACCTTATTTAGCTACATTAGAAAATGATTTAGTCCAAATTCAAGCATTGTCAGAGTTGAACTGGAGCAGTTGGACCCATCTGAAAACATCTATTGAAAACATAGATTTCAAGCGTATTCCGACACTTAAAAATAAAAGTGATTACGATGAAGTATATGTGGAGGAAGCGAAGAAATTTCGAGATGCAGCTAAAAAAGAAATGAAAAATATCGCAACTGACTGGTTTTCGAGGGAAGAAGTAAATTACTTATCTGACTTAGAAAAAATGAAACCAGATATTCAAACTTTGAGTGAATTGGTCAAAAAATTTGCTGCAAATTTCTTTGAAGAAAAACAACAAAGAGGGGTATTAGACTTTAACGATTTAGAACATTTAGCATTAAAAATTTTATTAAATGATGATAAAGGTTCAGAAGTTGCTCAAAATTATCAAAAACAATTTAAAGAAGTATTAATTGATGAGTATCAAGATACCAATATGGTGCAAGAAACTATTCTACGCCTTGTAACGAACCCCAGTGAAGCGCAGGGGAATCTATTCATGGTTGGAGATGTGAAACAGTCTATCTATCGCTTTCGTTTAGCAGAGCCAACATTATTTATGACAAAGTACCAAACATTCCAACAAGATGGTAGTGGAAACGGGATACGCATTGATTTGTCACAGAACTTTAGGAGTAGGAAAGAAGTTTTAGATGCTACCAATTTTATATTTCGTCAATTGATGGATAAACACATTGCTGAAATTGATTATGATACCGCCGCAGAATTGACTTTAGGTGCAAATTTCCCTGAAACAAACGCTATGGAAACGGAACTTTTACTAATTGATATGAAAACTGAGGATACCGAAACAGAAGATGAATTATCGCCTCAAGAATTGCAAAAAAATCAAGTAGAATCACGTGCGATTGCAATGAAAATCAGAGAAATGATAGACAATAAGTTTCCTATTTATGATAAAAAACTTAAACAAAATAGACCTATTCAATACAGAGATATCGTTATTTTATCAAGGGCAATGACGAGCGCTCCGGATATGGAAGAAGCAATGAAAGTTCAAGATATCCCTTTTTATGCGAATAATAACTCAGGTTATTTTGAAACAACAGAAGTAGCTACAATGATTGCACTTATGAAAGTAGTAGATAACCCTTACCAAGATATTCCGCTTGCTGCGATTTTACGTTCACCCATAATTGGCTTAAATGAAGAAGAGTTGGGGCAAATTCGTATGGCGAAGAAGAAGGGTTATTTCTATGACGCATTGCTAACCTATAAGGACATAACCGTTTCGGAAACAGCGAATAAAATTAGTGATTTTGTTCAACAATTAAACAATTGGCGTGAATTGTCCATTCGAGAAAATTTAACGTCATTGATATGGCAAATCTATCAAGAAACTAACTTTTATGAATTTGTGGGTGGCTTACCAGGTGGCAAACAACGCCAAGCGAATTTACGAGCATTATACGACCGGGCCAACCAATATGAAAAAACATCTTTCCGTGGTCTGTTCCGTTTTGTTCGTTTTGTTGAACGGTTAGAAATTCGAGGCGATGATTTAGGTACCGCAAAAACACTTGGTGAAAAAGAAGATGTTGTTCGCATGATGACAATCCATGCGAGTAAAGGATTAGAATTTCCTGTAGTTATTGTTTCTGGGCTAAGTCGAAAATTTAATATGCGGGATATTTATAGCAAAACGTTGTTAGATAAAGATTATGGCTTTGCATCTAGTTATCGAGATGTTGAGAAAATGATTGTTTACCCAACAATTATGCAGCAAGCAATAAAGCAAAAGAAATCTCGTGAAATGATTGCGGAAGAGATGCGCGTGTTGTATGTTGCGCTTACTCGTGCAGAAGAAAAGTTGATTTTAGTAGCAACAGTACCGGATTTTGAAAAAACAAGTAAAAACTGGCTGCAAGTCGCAAAAGAAAAAGAAACTATTTTACCTGCAGCCACAAGAGCGAAAGCTAAATGCTATTTGGATTGGATAGGAAACGCAACGATTAGGCATCCTGCTTTTAAAGAATTGTTGTGTGAAGAAATAATCCAAACACTTGCGACGGAGATGAAACTACAAATTGAAATAAAAACAAAAGAAATGTTTCTAACTAATGAGCTAGAAAGGGCTGAATCAGATAATTGGCTGGAAAATATAAAAGAACATCAGCCAGTACCTATTCAAAGCCCATATAAGGACGAAATTCAGCGATATATGGAGTATGAGTACCAAAATGAAGCGGCGACTGAAATACGTGCTAAACAGTCTGTAACAGAGCTTAAGCGCCAATTTTCTTTGCAAGATAGCTGGAGTGATACTACACTGTTAAAAGAATTCCAAAAAGTATCACTGGATAGACCTAAATTTTTACAAAAAAATAAACTCTCTGCAACAGAAATTGGTACGGCAATGCATACGCTTATGCAAGCAGTTTCGTTAGATTATAAACCTACAAAGGAAGATTTGGAACAGCTTTTACACACAATGCGAGAAAAAGATATCTTAACAGATGTGCAAATTAAAGCAATTAATATCAAACAAATATTAGATTTCTTTGAATCTCCATTAGGGGAAACAATGCTGCAGAAAAAAGATTTAGTAAAACGTGAAGTGCCATTTAGTTATTTGCTTCCTGTGTCAGAGTTATATGAAAAAGTTGATTTAGACGAACGAGTACTCATTCAAGGTGTTGTGGATAGTATGATAGAAGAGGAAGAAACGATTACTTTAATTGATTATAAAACAGATAAAATAGAAGGAAGATATGCTGATTGGAACGCTGCTGAAAAAGTAATGAAAGAACGATATCATATTCAAATCAAGCTTTATGCAGAAGCGATTCAAGCGATTAGCGGTAAAAAAGTCGCTGCGGCTTATTTATATTTCTTCGATGGACAACATATATGCCAAATAAACACAAAGGAAGGTCTTTAA
- a CDS encoding fumarylacetoacetate hydrolase family protein — MKWLSYLYEGDLAYGILTSENKIIPAGTIFSNPPATLLDFIKEKPLVPELTGIDGHIDLAEVEIQVPFVPPNNIIAIGKNYYNHVLEMGSKEDVPEHILVFTKSANSLLPHNGNIELHQNITGQLDYEGELAVIIGEKVRDISEQEALSAIFGFTILNDITARDLQKKHKQFYIGKSLDASCPIGPFVLENNANKEPVFHIETKVNGEVRQSDSTDKFIFGLARIISDLSKGHTLLPGDIIATGTPSGVGNGMTPPTFLQEGDIIEITIDKIGTLTNKVRKS; from the coding sequence ATGAAATGGTTGAGTTATCTGTATGAAGGAGATTTGGCTTATGGTATTTTAACATCTGAAAATAAAATCATCCCTGCTGGAACGATTTTTTCGAATCCGCCAGCTACCCTTTTAGATTTTATTAAAGAAAAACCGCTTGTTCCAGAATTAACAGGAATTGACGGGCATATCGATTTAGCCGAAGTGGAAATTCAAGTACCTTTTGTTCCGCCAAATAACATTATTGCAATTGGAAAAAACTATTATAATCATGTGCTAGAGATGGGAAGCAAGGAAGACGTCCCAGAGCATATTCTTGTATTTACAAAGAGTGCTAATAGTCTATTACCGCATAACGGCAACATTGAGTTACATCAAAATATAACGGGCCAATTAGATTATGAGGGAGAACTTGCTGTTATTATTGGTGAGAAAGTAAGAGACATATCGGAACAAGAGGCTTTATCTGCCATCTTTGGATTTACTATTTTAAATGATATTACAGCTCGCGATCTGCAGAAAAAACATAAACAGTTTTATATAGGTAAAAGCCTTGATGCAAGTTGTCCGATTGGTCCATTCGTGTTGGAAAATAACGCAAACAAAGAACCTGTTTTCCACATTGAAACCAAGGTTAATGGCGAAGTAAGACAGTCTGACTCTACCGATAAATTTATATTTGGCTTAGCAAGAATTATTTCTGATTTATCCAAAGGGCATACGCTGCTTCCAGGGGATATAATTGCTACAGGAACCCCAAGTGGTGTGGGAAATGGAATGACACCTCCGACTTTTCTACAAGAGGGGGACATTATCGAAATTACTATTGATAAAATTGGGACACTGACTAACAAAGTAAGAAAATCTTAA
- a CDS encoding competence protein ComK, whose protein sequence is MKKEQISTQFYEVNPHTMIIFPKKSGSIVYSEIYEVDSHYTSKFTPFELIKTSCNFFGSSYEGRKEGTKHLIGVTHKPPIIIDPVTSTYVFPTVAPSSTECIWIFPQHIKDYHAIGFNHTLITFSNMETFEIDMSLASFNNQIARTSMLHMKFSQKMRMMESNFPSMNRFFPPTTLAAEPRRYYSTMLPNNEEPNDPQDPEQ, encoded by the coding sequence ATGAAAAAAGAACAAATCAGTACTCAGTTTTATGAAGTAAACCCGCACACGATGATTATTTTTCCAAAAAAATCTGGAAGTATAGTCTATTCAGAAATTTATGAAGTTGATTCTCATTATACTTCTAAATTTACCCCGTTTGAGCTAATTAAAACCAGCTGTAACTTTTTCGGATCAAGCTATGAAGGACGCAAAGAGGGAACTAAACACTTAATTGGTGTTACCCATAAGCCACCCATTATCATTGACCCAGTCACTTCTACTTATGTATTTCCAACTGTAGCACCAAGTTCAACAGAATGCATTTGGATTTTCCCACAACATATTAAAGATTATCATGCAATTGGATTTAACCACACTTTAATAACATTTTCTAATATGGAAACCTTTGAGATTGATATGTCTTTAGCATCTTTTAATAATCAGATTGCCAGAACCTCCATGTTACATATGAAATTTTCTCAAAAAATGCGTATGATGGAGAGTAATTTCCCTTCAATGAATAGGTTTTTCCCACCAACCACTCTTGCTGCTGAACCTAGACGTTATTACAGCACCATGCTTCCAAATAATGAAGAACCTAATGATCCTCAAGATCCCGAGCAATAA
- a CDS encoding YisL family protein, protein MWGYIHLISWVAIVVLTVTALLIYSKSTKSFTMLQMINRVFYILVILSGIMMVKYSIEQSWILAIFKILMGIIVIGVVEMLLSYRKQQKPTGMFLMIFVIVVVITISLGFYLSGGYPLFN, encoded by the coding sequence ATGTGGGGTTATATTCATTTGATTTCATGGGTGGCTATTGTTGTACTAACGGTTACAGCTCTACTCATTTATTCGAAATCGACAAAAAGTTTTACAATGTTACAAATGATTAATCGAGTTTTTTATATTTTGGTTATTTTGAGTGGAATTATGATGGTCAAATACAGCATAGAACAAAGCTGGATTCTGGCGATATTTAAGATTCTGATGGGAATCATTGTAATTGGTGTTGTGGAGATGCTACTTAGTTACAGGAAACAACAAAAACCAACAGGAATGTTTTTGATGATTTTTGTTATTGTAGTAGTAATTACCATCTCATTAGGCTTTTATCTATCAGGCGGATATCCTTTGTTTAATTAA
- a CDS encoding helix-turn-helix domain-containing protein, which yields MEFGEKLIHLRKKNRLTQKQLAAKIGTTASTISKYENDNHRPPIFILAKLAEILGTTTDFLLDDVAGLREKNSVNAFPLIGNPELEKWYLELPYTYSEDELLMLKRIADAIENKK from the coding sequence TTGGAATTTGGAGAAAAATTAATTCATTTACGAAAGAAAAATAGGTTAACACAAAAACAACTGGCGGCGAAAATCGGGACAACTGCATCCACAATAAGCAAGTATGAAAATGATAACCACCGACCGCCAATTTTTATTTTGGCTAAATTAGCAGAAATTCTTGGAACAACAACCGATTTCTTATTAGATGATGTAGCTGGTTTGCGAGAAAAGAATTCGGTAAACGCCTTTCCTTTAATTGGAAATCCTGAACTCGAGAAATGGTATTTAGAACTACCTTATACATACTCAGAGGATGAGTTATTAATGTTAAAACGAATTGCAGATGCGATTGAGAATAAAAAATGA
- a CDS encoding YitT family protein — translation MSSKIVYKEYAKKTAIAIIAALLNAIGMNFFLIPAQVYAAGLNGVAQLGSDMLRDSMNISISTGLLVLLLNIPVAILGWLKVGKSFTVFSFLTVAFMSFFLIVIPEVQVSNDILLNAIFGALIASVGIGLALKFGISTGGLDIVAMYITIKTGRSFGKYFLLLNGVIIIVAGFAYDWTFALYTLISLYVQSRVIDIIHTRHQKLTVMIMTQHSETVIKAIHENMVRGITVVDAMGGYSKEDVAMLIMVITRYELYDITHIVGEFDSKAFINVMETSSVFGDFRSEADQKLAMAMYKNKMM, via the coding sequence ATGAGTTCAAAAATAGTATATAAAGAGTATGCTAAAAAAACCGCCATTGCAATAATAGCAGCACTTTTAAACGCAATAGGCATGAACTTCTTTTTAATACCAGCACAAGTTTATGCAGCTGGATTAAATGGGGTTGCACAACTAGGTTCAGACATGTTACGTGATTCAATGAATATTTCTATTTCAACAGGGCTACTCGTTCTGTTATTAAATATTCCAGTGGCAATTTTAGGTTGGTTAAAAGTTGGGAAATCATTTACTGTTTTCAGCTTTTTGACAGTTGCTTTTATGTCCTTTTTCTTAATTGTTATTCCAGAGGTACAAGTATCTAATGATATTTTGCTTAATGCTATTTTTGGGGCATTAATCGCATCTGTAGGTATTGGTCTGGCTCTGAAATTCGGTATTTCTACTGGCGGGCTAGATATAGTAGCAATGTATATCACTATTAAAACAGGACGTTCTTTCGGGAAATACTTCTTGCTTTTAAATGGAGTTATTATTATTGTAGCAGGCTTTGCATATGATTGGACATTTGCGCTGTATACGCTCATTTCTTTATATGTTCAAAGTAGAGTCATCGATATTATTCATACAAGACATCAGAAATTGACAGTGATGATTATGACGCAACATTCCGAAACAGTAATTAAAGCAATCCATGAAAATATGGTACGTGGAATTACGGTTGTTGATGCAATGGGCGGCTATTCAAAAGAAGATGTAGCGATGCTTATTATGGTGATTACGCGTTATGAACTATATGATATTACGCACATTGTTGGCGAGTTTGATTCTAAAGCATTTATTAATGTCATGGAGACCTCAAGCGTATTTGGTGATTTTCGTTCAGAAGCAGATCAAAAATTAGCAATGGCGATGTATAAAAATAAAATGATGTAA